From the genome of Edaphobacter dinghuensis, one region includes:
- a CDS encoding alpha/beta hydrolase-fold protein codes for MRSVLVLVAAFLIASPSFAQRIEVTIPANAPLTGHLILVIAKKNSPEPRMQLEETYVSAQAFGVDVADLAPNHPIVVDDKTIGYPRRSLADLEPGDYNVQAVFNVYEQFHLASGKTLWLPPDKGEGQHWNRKPGNPYNTPVKLHIDPESKQTLKLTLDKVIAPIEGTDRDPAFIAAHDPAAKWLKYIHFRSEKLSRFWGRDMYLGVWVLLPDGFDSHPDAHYPLVVYQDHYHPGFAAPVPFITTPPPSGEAHLAHLAAGYKFFQDWTSGRLPRVILIYVQSANPYYDDSYDVDSANVGPYGSAINEELIPAIEQKYRGIGQGWARATFGGSTGGWESLATQVFYPDMYNGTYTACPDPIDFHAYQNVDLYTDTNAFVRRGDFGEVPIAADRKPDGSVIADTGGSYRYEYVLGTHGRSTDQWGIWQAVFSPAGPDGYPKEVIDPLTGDIDKSTVAYWHDHYDLTAIMQRDWPTLGPKLEGKLHLTVGDGDTYFLNNAVHLLQSALSDTRNPHSDATFQYGPGMPHCYSGGPSEYTMEQNRDNWAQRVIPQMVEHMLKTAPSGADTKSWRY; via the coding sequence ATGCGCTCTGTTCTTGTCCTAGTCGCCGCCTTCCTGATTGCTTCACCGTCGTTCGCGCAGCGCATTGAAGTCACCATCCCGGCCAACGCACCTCTCACCGGCCATCTCATCCTGGTGATAGCGAAGAAGAACAGCCCCGAGCCTCGAATGCAGCTCGAAGAGACCTACGTCTCCGCACAGGCGTTCGGTGTGGACGTGGCCGACCTTGCCCCCAACCACCCCATCGTCGTAGACGATAAGACCATTGGCTATCCGCGCAGATCGCTCGCCGACCTCGAACCCGGCGACTACAATGTACAGGCCGTCTTCAACGTTTACGAGCAGTTCCACCTTGCCTCGGGCAAGACCCTCTGGCTGCCGCCGGACAAGGGCGAGGGGCAGCACTGGAACCGTAAGCCCGGCAACCCGTACAACACGCCGGTCAAGCTCCACATCGACCCAGAGTCGAAGCAGACGCTCAAGCTCACCCTCGATAAAGTGATTGCTCCCATTGAGGGCACCGACCGTGACCCCGCCTTCATCGCTGCCCACGATCCTGCCGCAAAGTGGCTCAAGTACATCCATTTCCGCAGCGAAAAGCTGAGCCGGTTCTGGGGGCGGGACATGTACCTTGGCGTATGGGTACTCCTTCCCGATGGCTTCGACTCTCACCCCGACGCCCACTACCCTCTGGTCGTCTATCAGGACCACTACCACCCCGGCTTCGCTGCTCCTGTCCCGTTCATCACCACACCTCCGCCATCTGGCGAAGCTCACCTGGCGCATCTCGCCGCCGGCTACAAGTTTTTTCAGGATTGGACCTCGGGACGTCTTCCTCGTGTCATCCTCATCTATGTTCAGAGCGCCAATCCTTACTACGACGACTCCTATGACGTAGACTCGGCTAACGTTGGCCCCTATGGCTCGGCCATTAACGAAGAGCTGATTCCCGCTATCGAGCAAAAATACCGCGGCATCGGACAGGGCTGGGCGCGCGCCACCTTCGGCGGAAGCACCGGCGGATGGGAGTCACTCGCTACCCAGGTCTTCTATCCGGACATGTACAACGGCACCTACACCGCCTGCCCCGACCCGATAGACTTCCACGCCTACCAGAACGTCGATCTCTACACTGACACCAACGCCTTCGTCCGTCGCGGCGACTTCGGTGAAGTTCCCATCGCCGCCGACCGCAAGCCTGACGGCTCCGTCATCGCCGACACCGGAGGCAGTTACCGCTACGAGTACGTCCTCGGCACTCACGGCCGCTCCACCGACCAGTGGGGTATCTGGCAGGCCGTCTTCTCTCCCGCAGGCCCCGACGGCTACCCCAAAGAGGTCATCGACCCCCTCACCGGCGACATCGACAAGTCCACTGTGGCCTACTGGCACGATCACTATGACCTCACCGCCATCATGCAGCGCGACTGGCCAACGCTCGGTCCGAAGCTCGAGGGCAAACTGCATCTGACAGTCGGCGATGGCGACACCTATTTCCTCAACAACGCCGTCCACCTTCTCCAGTCCGCGCTCAGCGACACCCGCAACCCCCACTCCGATGCGACCTTCCAATACGGCCCCGGCATGCCCCACTGCTATAGCGGAGGTCCGTCCGAGTACACCATGGAGCAGAACCGCGACAACTGGGCGCAGCGTGTCATCCCGCAGATGGTCGAGCACATGTTAAAGACTGCACCGTCCGGAGCTGACACCAAAAGCTGGCGCTACTAA
- the era gene encoding GTPase Era, producing MPFRSGFVSIIGRPNAGKSTLLNALLGQKLAIVTHKPQTTRTRIHGVLEVPLKKKGKGEPGHPAAQVVLVDTPGVHKPETQLDKRMMQEVHDALESRDAVLFIVDVTHRLAKTGSEKTTGRMAMSAAEDDFALSLVKKLECPVILVLNKIDAVRKEELLPLIAHWSSLHDFAEVVPISARKKEGLELLLEKIVGQLKEGQRYFPKHQLTDQPERFLVAELIREKILMLTGEEVPYATAVVIERYEEPASLKKMKDGKLPVTKIAAAIYCERTGQKAILIGKQGEMLKRIGTTARKDIEGLLGTRVFLELFVKVQEEWRSSRGFVEDLDWRRQLEEIAEKQMGEEK from the coding sequence ATGCCCTTTCGTTCTGGTTTTGTCTCCATCATTGGCCGGCCTAATGCCGGTAAGTCCACCTTGCTGAATGCCCTGCTGGGGCAGAAGCTCGCGATTGTGACGCACAAGCCGCAGACGACGCGGACGCGGATTCATGGCGTGCTTGAGGTCCCACTGAAAAAGAAGGGCAAGGGAGAGCCGGGACATCCAGCAGCGCAGGTGGTGCTGGTGGATACGCCGGGGGTGCATAAGCCAGAGACTCAGCTCGACAAACGCATGATGCAAGAGGTGCATGATGCGCTGGAGTCGCGTGACGCCGTGCTGTTTATTGTGGATGTGACCCATCGACTGGCGAAGACCGGATCGGAAAAGACTACCGGGCGCATGGCGATGAGCGCCGCCGAGGATGACTTTGCGCTGTCTCTGGTAAAGAAGCTGGAGTGCCCGGTGATTTTGGTGCTAAATAAGATCGACGCCGTGCGTAAGGAAGAACTGCTGCCGCTGATTGCGCACTGGAGTTCGCTGCACGATTTTGCCGAGGTCGTGCCGATCTCAGCACGAAAGAAGGAAGGGCTGGAGCTACTGCTGGAGAAGATCGTCGGGCAGTTGAAGGAGGGGCAACGGTATTTTCCGAAGCATCAGTTAACCGACCAGCCGGAGCGGTTTCTTGTGGCAGAGCTGATTCGCGAGAAGATTCTGATGCTGACGGGAGAAGAGGTTCCCTATGCGACCGCTGTAGTGATTGAGCGGTACGAAGAACCTGCCTCGCTGAAGAAGATGAAGGATGGAAAGTTGCCGGTGACCAAGATCGCGGCTGCGATTTACTGCGAGCGGACGGGGCAGAAGGCAATCCTGATTGGCAAGCAGGGAGAGATGCTCAAACGGATTGGCACAACGGCTCGCAAGGATATCGAAGGCCTGCTGGGTACGCGGGTGTTCTTAGAACTCTTTGTGAAGGTGCAGGAGGAGTGGCGCAGCTCGCGCGGCTTTGTCGAAGATTTGGATTGGCGGCGGCAGTTAGAGGAGATCGCCGAGAAACAGATGGGCGAAGAGAAGTAA
- a CDS encoding sigma-54-dependent transcriptional regulator: MNHVLIVDDEAEIRESLESILREEGYLVTTSATATEALELLRDAAYDVVLLDIWLPDRDGLETLAEIRTLDRANVPEVVIISGHGTIEAAVRATKLGAYDFLEKPLSLDRTLIVLKNAMKARQMREDNEEFSRQLAVKGTVTGQSVPMKALRQQIKLMAPTNGRVLIFGESGTGKELIGRAMHAESLRKDRPFVELNCAAIPEDYIESELFGYRHGAVPAGTSGPQEKKGTFERADGGTLFLDEVGDMSLKTQAKVLRALDEQRFLPVGASHPIHVDVRVIAATNKDLEEEIARGNFREDLFYRLNVIPFFVPPLRDRKEDIPLLAKEFLQEFGQQYGRPHVEMTEDALTALRQYHWPGNVRELRNLVERVLILNPKTQRIERKHLPMLVYRGPGKITESGRLNRGEEFASLLEAREAYERDYILKKLDENHGNVSRTAESLGLERSHLYRKMKTLGVSVKE, translated from the coding sequence TTGAACCACGTTCTTATCGTTGATGATGAAGCTGAGATCCGCGAATCGCTCGAGAGCATCCTGCGCGAAGAGGGCTACCTCGTCACCACCAGCGCCACCGCGACTGAGGCGCTCGAGCTGCTGCGCGACGCTGCCTACGATGTCGTTCTGCTCGACATCTGGCTGCCCGACCGCGACGGCCTCGAAACCCTAGCCGAGATCCGCACGCTCGATCGCGCCAATGTTCCCGAGGTCGTCATCATCAGCGGCCACGGAACGATTGAGGCTGCCGTGCGCGCGACCAAGCTTGGAGCCTACGACTTCCTCGAAAAGCCGCTCTCGCTCGACCGCACGCTCATCGTTCTGAAGAATGCGATGAAGGCCCGCCAGATGCGCGAAGACAACGAGGAGTTTTCGCGTCAGCTCGCGGTGAAGGGAACTGTCACCGGCCAGAGCGTGCCTATGAAGGCGTTGCGTCAGCAGATCAAGTTAATGGCTCCCACGAACGGCCGCGTCCTCATCTTCGGCGAATCCGGCACCGGCAAGGAACTCATCGGCCGGGCCATGCACGCCGAAAGCCTGCGCAAAGACCGTCCTTTCGTTGAGCTTAACTGCGCCGCCATCCCCGAGGACTACATCGAAAGCGAACTCTTCGGCTACCGTCACGGAGCCGTTCCTGCCGGAACCAGCGGCCCGCAGGAAAAGAAGGGCACCTTTGAACGCGCCGATGGCGGAACCCTCTTTCTCGATGAAGTAGGTGACATGAGCCTCAAGACGCAGGCCAAGGTGCTTCGCGCGCTGGACGAGCAGCGCTTCCTCCCCGTCGGAGCCTCGCACCCGATCCACGTCGACGTCCGTGTCATAGCCGCGACCAATAAGGACCTCGAGGAGGAGATCGCCCGTGGCAACTTTCGCGAAGATCTCTTCTATCGCCTCAACGTCATCCCATTCTTCGTTCCGCCACTTCGCGACCGCAAGGAAGACATTCCATTGCTTGCCAAAGAATTTCTACAGGAGTTCGGCCAGCAGTATGGTCGGCCTCACGTCGAGATGACCGAAGATGCCCTCACCGCACTTCGCCAATACCACTGGCCCGGCAACGTTCGCGAGCTGCGCAATCTCGTTGAGCGCGTCCTCATCCTCAACCCCAAGACGCAGCGCATCGAGCGGAAACATCTGCCCATGCTCGTCTACCGCGGCCCCGGCAAGATCACCGAATCAGGCCGCCTCAACCGTGGCGAAGAGTTCGCCTCGCTGCTCGAAGCACGCGAAGCCTACGAGCGCGATTACATTTTGAAGAAGCTCGACGAAAACCACGGCAACGTAAGCCGTACCGCCGAATCCCTCGGCCTCGAACGCAGCCATCTCTACCGCAAGATGAAGACCCTCGGCGTCAGTGTCAAGGAATAA